The Triticum aestivum cultivar Chinese Spring chromosome 7B, IWGSC CS RefSeq v2.1, whole genome shotgun sequence genome window below encodes:
- the LOC123159443 gene encoding disease resistance protein RGA5, with the protein MEVAAGAMGPVIRKLGELLVGEYNLEKRVKKGVQSLLNELEMMHAVLRKVGEVPSEQLDEPVRIWAGKVRDLSCDMEDAVDDFMVRVHEGSSSKPTNMRNQVKKFLKKTTKLFGKGKALHQISDAIKEAQDLAKELADLRRRYELDTRSTSNGATIDPRVLALHKDVGELVGVDRTRDELIKTLICEDGSSKEQLKTISIVGVGGLGKTTLTKAIYEKIKAQFECAAFVPVGQNPDIKKVFKDLLYDLNKEKFNDIHNTSKDENLLIKEIREFLVDKRYLIVIDDIWEEEIWRYINCALYKNKLHSRVITTTRNVSVSEACLSSSDDMIHKMKPLSDEDSQILFHRRIFQSEEKCPEDLQAVSREILKKCGGVPLAIITIASLLVSNQRIKQKEEWMHVHSSMGRGVTEGGIVKDMKRILSLSYYDLPSHLKPCLLYLSIFPEDFEIKRDLLIWRWLAEGFIQCDKEETRLFEIGKSYFNELMNRSLIQPAQINLEGTVVTCRIHDMVLDLICSLSSEENFISILDNAEWHAPNLQSELCQGFNTLTSRSLRRRSQVVRLTAAWGTSLLLSVFRFVWSVRIPAMMRWRHPRLG; encoded by the exons ATGGAGGTCGCTGCTGGGGCGATGGGCCCCGTCATCCGTAAGCTCGGCGAGCTGCTCGTCGGAGAATACAACCTAGAGAAGCGAGTAAAGAAAGGCGTACAATCGCTCCTAAACGAGCTGGAGATGATGCACGCTGTACTTCGCAAGGTTGGCGAGGTGCCGTCGGAACAGCTCGATGAGCCGGTCCGGATTTGGGCTGGCAAGGTGAGAGACCTGTCTTGCGACATGGAAGACGCTGTTGACGACTTCATGGTGCGTGTGCATGAGGGTTCAAGCAGCAAGCCTACGAACATGAGGAATCAAGTCAAGAAGTTTCTCAAGAAGACCACCAAACTGTTTGGCAAGGGCAAAGCACTTCATCAAATCAGTGATGCCATCAAAGAAGCTCAGGATCTCGCCAAGGAGTTGGCGGACCTGCGTAGAAGGTACGAGCTTGACACTCGTAGCACTAGCAATGGTGCTACCATTGACCCTCGTGTGTTAGCTCTGCACAAAGATGTAGGGGAGCTTGTTGGCGTTGACCGCACAAGGGATGAGCTTATCAAAACACTGATTTGTGAGGATGGGAGTTCTAAGGAGCAATTGAAGACGATCTCTATTGTTGGTGTTGGTGGGCTGGGCAAGACTACACTCACCAAAGCAATTTATGAGAAGATCAAAGCCCAGTTTGAATGTGCGGCTTTTGTCCCTGTAGGGCAGAACCCTGATATCAAGAAAGTTTTCAAGGACTTACTCTATGACCTGAACAAAGAAAAGTTCAATGACATTCATAATACATCAAAGGATGAAAATCTCCTCATCAAGGAAATCAGAGAATTCCTTGTGGATAAGAG GTACCTTATTGTAATTGATGATATATGGGAAGAAGAAATATGGAGATATATAAATTGTGCTTTGTATAAAAACAAACTCCATAGTAGGGTAATCACAACAACCCGCAATGTGAGTGTGTCTGAAGCATGTCTCTCTTCCAGTGATGACATGATTCACAAAATGAAACCTCTTTCTGATGAAGACTCACAAATACTCTTCCATAGAAGAATATTTCAAAGCGAGGAGAAATGTCCAGAAGATTTGCAAGCAGTATCAAGAGAGATATTGAAGAAATGTGGTGGTGTACCATTAGCCATCATTACAATAGCTAGCCTTCTAGTCAGTAACCAAAGGATAAAGCAGAAAGAAGAATGGATGCATGTGCACAGTTCGATGGGCCGTGGAGTTACAGAAGGTGGTATTGTGAAGGACATGAAGAGGATATTATCACTCAGCTATTATGATTTGCCATCCCATCTGAAGCCATGTTTATTATATCTAAGCATCTTTCCTGAAGACTTTGAGATTAAGAGAGATTTGTTGATATGGAGGTGGCTTGCTGAAGGGTTTATCCAATGTGACAAAGAAGAAACCAGGCTGTTTGAGATAGGAAAGAGCTACTTCAACGAGCTTATGAACAGGAGCTTGATCCAGCCAGCACAAATCAATTTGGAAGGAACGGTAGTAACTTGTCGTATACATGATATGGTGCTTGATCTTATATGCTCACTGTCAAGTGAGGAGAATTTTATCTCCATATTGGATAATGCTGAGTGGCATGCACCTAATCTGCAAAGTGAGCTATGCCAAGGGTTCAACACCTTGACTTCGAGGTCTCTGCGCCGTCGATCGCAAGTGGTGAGGTTGACTGCGGCCTGGGGCACCTCCCTTCTCTTGAGCGTGTTCAGGTTTGTCTGGAGCGTGAGAATTCCAGCCATGATGAGATGGAGACATCCAAGGCTTGGCTGA